A single genomic interval of Oryza sativa Japonica Group chromosome 7, ASM3414082v1 harbors:
- the LOC4342482 gene encoding uncharacterized protein translates to MEASISPPGSSKQAGLRRPSPGNSLKDLCLVSKQGSIAEVESALALLKKSGGSIDGRNVFGLCALHLATWRNHLPIVRRLLDAGADPDARDGESGWSSLHRALHFGHLCVASVLLQFGASLALEDTKGRTPVDLLSGPVSQANGDSPDSVAMEVFSWGSGTNYQLGTGNAHIQKLPCKVDALHGSYIKTVAASKFHSVAVSSDGELYTWGFGRGGRLGHPDIHSGQTTAVITPRQVTVGLGRKRVNVVAAAKHHTVIATEAGELFTWGSNREGQLGYPSVDTQPTPRRVSSLKARIISVAAANKHSAAVADTGEVFTWGSNKEGQLGYGTSNSASNCIPRMVEYLKGKAFKCVSAAKYHTVALGTDGEVFTWGHRLVTPRRAVISRCLKKGGNTNLKFHRMERLQVISVAAGVMHTTVLTADGAIFYWVSSDPDLRCRQIFSMCGRNVVNISAGKYWTALATAGGDVFMWDAKKHKDDLPMFTRVHGVKRATSVCVGETHMLVLSSIYHPEYPPKPKIQCKKAMLEWNGGMEELDEDIMFNDVQPDSGISGSDGVIKKGAPSLKSLCEKVAIEHILEPKNSIQLLEVAESLEAKELKKHCEDIAIRNLDYIFTVAAPSVMNASPETLANLERLLDEKSSEPWSHRRLPTVTATYPAVIDSDEEGDEAGGFLRLRDSQKSASKSYGISSYGNFLEKDSNAGQAASKQIRALRKKLQQIEMLEAKQLDGHQLDNQQLAKLESRAALEGELAELGIPTDLRTPVCVTEEKTNKKSSVSKKQKRKNKQAAHSDTPLVKREDRDQIYVKDLQEVLPVHISAEKEASVADSIKPSEHVTFINTKAISCPLENKASQPTSSKKKNRKGGLSLFLSGALDDTPKPSPPTPVVTVTPKHEGPAWGGAKVTKGSASLRDIQSEQRKTNEPITAKAKDRFEDSPDSAGRMRLSSFIPDARSTPITVTPARVVPASEGDKSTLSWSSSATSPNVLRPSLRDIQMQQEKRQTGISHSPKTRTSGFAIPSQGTSPEVGGIKDNVPNRWFKPEADAPSSIRSIQIEEQAMKDFKRFYSNVRIVKPQVQ, encoded by the exons ATGGAGGCATCGATATCTCCACCAGGCTCATCAAAGCAAGCAGGTCTTCGTAGACCTTCTCCTGGAAACTCTCTTAAGGATCTGTGTCTTGTTTCCAAGCAAGGATCAATAGCTGAAGTAGAATCTGCTTTAGCTTTGTTGAAAAAGAGTGGTGGAAGCATTGATGGCAGAAATGTGTTTGGTCTTTGTGCTCTCCACCTTGCAACGTGGAGAAATCATCTACCAATTGTGAGGAGGCTCCTCGATGCTGGTGCTGATCCAGATGCAAGG GATGGAGAATCTGGCTGGAGCAGCCTGCACAGAGCACTTCATTTTGGCCACCTGTGTGTTGCTAGTGTTCTTCTACAGTTTGGAGCATCCCTTGCTTTGGAAGACACCAAGGGACGTACACCTGTTGATCTTCTCTCAGGCCCTGTATCACAGGCCAATGGAGATTCTCCTGATTCAG TTGCAATGGAAGTCTTCAGTTGGGGAAGTGGGACAAATTATCAGCTGGGAACAGGCAATGCCCACATACAAAAACTACCATGCAAAGTAGATGCCTTGCATGGGTCATACATCAAAACAGTTGCTGCATCAAAGTTCCACAGTGTAGCAGTTAGTTCTGATGGTGAATTATACACATGGGGATTTGGTCGAGGTGGTCGTCTTGGTCATCCAGATATCCATAG TGGCCAGACAACTGCTGTGATTACTCCTCGCCAAGTAACAGTAGGATTAGGCCGTAAACGAGTGAATGTTGTGGCAGCAGCGAAACATCATACTGTGATTGCTACAGAGGCTGGGGAGTTGTTTACGTGGGGATCAAATAGAG AGGGCCAGCTTGGTTACCCTTCTGTGGATACCCAACCAACACCACGGCGCGTTAGTTCCCTGAAAGCAAGGATTATTTCTGTCGCTGCTGCCAACAAGCACTCAGCTGCTGTTGCTGATACTGGTGAAGTGTTCACCTGGGGTAGCAATAAGGAGGGCCAGCTAGGTTATGGCACTTCTAATTCAGCATCCAACTGCATTCCAAGAATGGTCGAGTACTTGAAAGGAAAAGCATTTAAATGTGTGTCTGCAGCAAAGTATCATACTGTAGCATTAGGAACTGATGGCGAG GTGTTTACTTGGGGTCATCGGCTTGTGACTCCACGTCGTGCTGTAATATCTAGATGTCTTAAGAAGGGTGGAAATACAAACCTGAAGTTCCATCGTATGGAGCGGCTTCAGGTGATCTCAGTGGCTGCTGGAGTGATGCACACCACTGTTTTAACCGCAGATGGTGCTATTTTCTACTGGGTTTCATCGGACCCTGATTTAAGATGCCGACAG ATATTCTCTATGTGTGGAAGGAATGTTGTGAACATCTCAGCTGGAAAATACTGGACTGCATTGGCTACCGCAGGTGGTGATGTTTTTATGTGGGATGCAAAGAAACATAAGGATGATCTCCCAATGTTTACTCGAGTGCATGGTGTTAAGCGAGCAACGTCAGTTTGTGTTGGTGAAACACATATGCTTGTGCTTTCTAGCATATACCATCCTGAGTACCCACCCAAACCTAAAATCCAATGCAAGAAAGCCATGTTAGAATGGAATGGTGGGATGGAAGAATTGGATGAAGACATCATGTTTAATGATGTACAGCCTGACAGCGGTATATCTGGAAGCGATGGTGTAATAAAAAAGGGAGCACCTAGCCTGAAGAGCTTATGTGAGAAAGTTGCGATTGAGCATATTCTGGAGCCAAAGAATTCTATACAACTTCTTGAAGTTGCCGAGTCCTTGGAAGCTAAGGAGCTCAAGAAGCACTGCGAG GATATAGCTATTCGCAATCTTGATTACATTTTCACAGTGGCAGCTCCATCAGTTATGAATGCTTCTCCTGAAACTCTTGCAAACTTAGAGAGATTGCTGGATGAAAAATCGTCAGAGCCATGGAGTCATCGTCGCCTTCCCACAGTGACAGCTACTTATCCTGCTGTCATTGATAGTGATGAAGAGGGAGATGAAGCAGGAGGATTTCTTAGGCTCAGGGACAGTCAGAAGTCTGCATCGAAGTCATATGGAATATCAAGTTATGGGAACTTCCTTGAGAAAGATAGCAATGCTGGACAAGCTGCCTCTAAACAGATCAGGGCACTTCGCAAGAAACTGCAGCAGATTGAGATGCTCGAGGCTAAACAACTGGATGGTCATCAGCTTGATAATCAGCAGCTAGCAAAGCTTGAGTCAAGGGCTGCCCTTGAGGGTGAACTTGCAGAACTCGGCATTCCCACAGATTTAAGAACTCCAGTCTGTGTTACAGAAGAAAAGACAAACAAGAAATCGAGTGTTTCTAAGAAACAGAAGCGGAAAAACAAGCAGGCAGCACATTCTGATACTCCCTTGGTGAAAAGGGAGGACAGGGACCAAATCTATGTCAAGGATCTTCAGGAAGTCTTACCAGTCCATATTTCTGCAGAAAAG GAAGCAAGCGTTGCTGATTCAATCAAACCCTCAGAGCATGTCACTTTCATTAACACAAAGGCTATCTCTTGTCCATTGGAAAACAAAGCTTCCCAGCCAACTTCGTCAAAGAAGAAGAATAGGAAAGGTGGCTTATCGTTGTTTCTGAGTGGTGCTCTTGATGACACCCCAAAACCAAGCCCGCCTACCCCTGTTGTGACTGTCACACCAAAGCATGAAGGTCCTGCCTGGGGTGGTGCTAAGGTAACAAAGGGATCTGCTTCCCTTCGAGATATTCAAAGCGAGCAGAGGAAAACAAACGAGCCGATCACGGCCAAGGCAAAAGACCGCTTTGAGGACTCACCTGACAGTGCTGGGCGCATGCGACTTTCTTCGTTTATACCTGATGCACGCTCTACACCGATAACTGTCACACCTGCTCGTGTCGTGCCTGCTTCTGAAGGGGATAAGAGCACACTATCCTGGTCGTCTTCTGCTACCTCACCTAATGTATTGCGGCCTTCTCTCAGGGACATACAGATGCAACAG GAGAAACGGCAAACTGGCATCTCCCACAGTCCAAAAACCAGGACATCGGGCTTCGCTATACCTTCCCAGGGCACATCACCTGAGGTTGGTGGCATCAAGGACAATGTTCCCAACCGCTGGTTCAAGCCAGAGGCCGACGCTCCGTCCTCGATTCGCTCGATCCAGATTGAAGAGCAGGCGATGAAGGACTTCAAGCGCTTCTATAGCAACGTGAGGATTGTCAAGCCACAGGTCCAGTGA
- the LOC4342481 gene encoding multiple C2 domain and transmembrane region protein 16, producing MAAAETVRKLVVEVVEARNLLPKDGTGTSSPYARVDFDGQRRKTHTVPRELNPAWNEALEFNFAGVAGDVVVGGEPLEVAVLHDVRVGPSRRSNFLGRVRLDARQFVRKGEEALIYFPLEKKGFFNWVRGEIGLRVYYLDEPVAPPPPPPEPPAADPAPAEAAPDAPPADADAAPEAPEKAEEALPAASGGDDGATDKPPETDAAAAAATSAPEEEAPVMASEAVAASAEAAPEEEQILTPPPPPTPTPTPMLRQVPVPARPPPPPPEAPVERSKHDLVDKMPYLFVRVVRARGLPAGAHPHVRVAAGGRHASTREARRGAFFEWDQTFAFVRDPGATDSPGPTLEVSVWDLPPDADVSDADDRHFLGGLCFDTADVHARDPPDGPLATQWYRLEGGRRLAGADLMVATWAGTQADEAFADAWKADSPASSVAAAAASRAKVYVSPKLWLLRLTVIEAQDTLTAPPPRDAGIAVRGTLGFQSLKTRTAPVARNGGPSWNEDLLFVAAEPHADGDDCLVISLEVRHGKDAFPVGSASISLATIERRVDDRKVASKWIDLLPSDEAMKKVGKKAAMHMHGGRLHVRVCLDGGYHVADEQPYASSDFRPSARQLWRPPIGVVELGIVGCKGLLPMRTADGKGCTDAYAVAKYGPKWARTRTISDSFDPAWNEQYTWPVYDPCTVLTVGVFDDPPPPSPSQLPDGAKDAAAFSRPMGKVRIRLSTLESGRVYRGVYPLIMMLPTGAKRMGDVELAIRFAASASALDVLHMYGRPALPPMHHLRPIPAASRDALRLSAARISAAHLARSEPPLRREAATWMLDAAEPRGFSMRKLRANWTRAVAALSWVSDAARWAEDTRSWRNPTATALAHAVLVLLAWHPDLVVPTLTLHVAAVGVWKYRRRPRAPAPHPCVRASMAEAADREELDEEFDAIPSSRPPEVVRARYDRARMVGARLQAMVGDVATQAERLQALVSWRDPRATGVFVALCVFVAMALYVVPIKVVAVVAGFYYLRHPMFRDRMPAPAINFFRRLPSMSERIM from the coding sequence atggcggcggccgagACGGTGAGGAagctggtggtggaggtggtggaggcgcgGAACCTGCTGCCCAAGGACGGCACGGGCACGTCGAGCCCGTACGCCCGCGTCGACTTCGACGGCCAGCGCCGCAAGACGCACACCGTGCCGCGCGAGCTCAACCCGGCGTGGAACGAGGCGCTCGAGTTCAacttcgccggcgtcgccggcgacgtcgtcgtcggcggcgagccgctTGAGGTGGCCGTCCTCCACGACGTCCGCGTCGGGCCCAGCCGCCGGAGCAACTTCCTCGGCCGCGTCCGCCTCGACGCGCGCCAGTTCGTCCGCAAGGGTGAGGAGGCGCTCATCTACTTCCCCCTCGAGAAGAAGGGCTTCTTCAACTGGGTTCGCGGAGAGATCGGCCTCAGGGTCTACTACCTCGACGAGCCcgtcgctccgcctccgccgccgccggagccaccTGCCGCTGATCCCGCTCCAGCCGAGGCCGCTCCCGATGCTCCTCCGGCCGATGCCGACGCCGCGCCGGAGGCGCCGGAGAAAGCGGAGGAAGCACTACCAGCTGCCAGCGGCGGTGACGATGGCGCCACGGACAAGCCACCGGAGACTgacgcggcagcggcagcggcaactTCCGCGCCGGAGGAGGAAGCACCCGTGATGGCATCGGAGGCGGTGGCAGCTTCGGCGGAAGCCGCGCCGGAAGAAGAGCAGATActgaccccgccgccgccgcccacgccgacgccgacgccaatGCTGCGGCAGGTGCCGGTGCcggcgcggccaccgccgccgccaccagagGCGCCGGTGGAGCGATCAAAGCATGACCTGGTTGACAAGATGCCGTACCTGTTCGTCCGGGTGGTGCGCGCGCGGGGGCTCCCGGCGGGGGCGCACCCTCAcgtgcgcgtcgccgccggcggccgccacgcGTCCACGCGGGAGGCTCGCCGCGGCGCCTTCTTCGAGTGGGACCAGACGTTCGCCTTCGTGCGCGACCCGGGGGCCACCGACTCGCCGGGACCAACGCTCGAGGTCTCCGTCTGGGACCTCCCGCCCGACGCCGAcgtgtccgacgccgacgaccgCCACTTCCTCGGCGGGCTCTGCTTCGACACCGCCGACGTGCACGCGCGCGACCCGCCCGACGGGCCGCTCGCCACGCAGTGGTACAGGCTGGAGGgcgggcgccgcctcgccggcgccgacctgATGGTCGCCACCTGGGCTGGCACCCAGGCCGACGAGGCGTTCGCCGACGCGTGGAAGGCGGACTCCCCGGCGTCCTCggtcgcggccgccgcggcgtcgcgcgCCAAGGTGTACGTCTCGCCCAAGCTCTGGCTCCTCCGGCTCACCGTcatcgaggcgcaggacacgctcacggcgccgccgccgcgcgacgcCGGCATCGCGGTGCGCGGGACGCTGGGGTTCCAGTCTCTCAAGACGCGCACCGCCCCGGTGGCGCGCAACGGCGGCCCGTCGTGGAACGAGGACCTGCTGTTCGTCGCGGCGGAGCCgcacgccgacggcgacgactgccTCGTCATCTCCCTCGAGGTGCGCCATGGCAAGGACGCCTTCCCCGTCGGCTCCGCCAGCATCTCGCTCGCCACCATCGAGCGGCGCGTCGATGACCGCAAGGTGGCCTCCAAGTGGATCGACCTGCTCCCGTCCGACGAGGCCATGAAGAAGGTCGGCAAGAAGGCGGCCATGCACATGCACGGCGGCCGGCTGCACGTGCGCGTCTGCCTCGACGGCGGCTACCACGTCGCCGACGAGCAGCCGTACGCGAGCAGCGACTTCCGGCCGTCGGCGCGGCAGCTATGGCGCCCGCCGATCGGCGTCGTGGAGCTCGGCATTGTCGGGTGCAAGGGCCTCCTGCCGATGCGCACCGCCGACGGCAAGGGCTGCACCGACGCCTACGCCGTCGCCAAGTACGGCCCCAAGTGGGCGAGGACGCGCACCATCTCCGACAGCTTCGACCCGGCCTGGAACGAGCAGTACACGTGGCCGGTGTACGACCCGTGCACGGTGCTCACCGTCGGGGTGTTCgacgatccgccgccgccgtcgccgtcgcagcTACCGGACGGCGCCAAGGACGCCGCCGCGTTCTCGCGGCCGATGGGCAAGGTCCGGATACGGCTGTCCACGCTGGAGAGCGGCCGCGTGTACCGCGGCGTGTACCCGCTCATCATGATGCTGCCCACCGGCGCGAAGCGGATGGGCGACGTCGAGCTCGCCATCCGCTtcgccgcgtcggcgtcggcgctggACGTGCTGCACATGTACGGCCGCCCGGCGCTGCCGCCGATGCACCACCTGCGCCCGATCCCGGCGGCGAGCCGCGACGCGCTGCGGCTGTCCGCGGCGCGCATCTCGGCGGCGCACCTGGCGCGGTCGGAGCCGCCgctgcggcgggaggcggcgacgtggatgCTCGACGCGGCGGAGCCGCGCGGGTTCAGCATGCGGAAGCTGCGCGCCAACTGGACCCGCGCCGTGGCGGCGCTGTCGTGGGTGTCCgacgcggcgcggtgggcggaGGACACGCGCTCGTGGCGGaacccgacggcgacggcgctggcGCACGCCGTGCTCGTCCTCCTCGCGTGGCACCCGGACCTCGTCGTGCCGACGCTCACCCTGCACGTGGCGGCCGTCGGCGTGTGGAAGTACAGGCGCaggccgcgcgcgccggcgccgcaccCGTGCGTGCGCGCGTccatggcggaggcggcggacagGGAGGAGCTGGACGAGGAGTTCGACGCGATCCCGAGCTCGAGGCCGCCGGAGGTGGTGCGGGCGAGGTACGACCGGGCGAGGATGGTCGGCGCGCGGCTGCAGGCGATGGTCGGCGACGTGGCGACGCAGGCGGAGAGGCTGCAGGCGCTCGTGTCGTGGCGCGACCCGCGCGCCACGGGGGTGTTCGTCGCGCTCTGCGTGTTCGTGGCCATGGCGCTGTACGTGGTGCCCATCAAGGTGGTCGCCGTGGTCGCCGGGTTCTACTACCTCCGCCACCCGATGTTCCGGGACCggatgccggcgccggcgatcaACTTCTTCCGGCGGCTGCCGTCCATGTCGGAAAGAATCatgtaa
- the LOC4342483 gene encoding uncharacterized protein — protein sequence MMFEDTDVEVPMPNVDLRTSTNGAKGSTKKSSNYTCKEDIQLCISWQSISSDPIIGNEQPGKAYLKRITEHCHANRDYESVGNMGPGVRKIEGKDLPPLPEPPRGRITSPRLLLLSLRRQPASSRLSLLARAPSGRAVAALGLAAAFSPPVSPPFRGEITGDVSSPAKQWRCRHCTASSRPCRAAQVRAGCAVSSLGVAASTSTPACPRFHRNAVARVGLALRLTGVPPAAPSAVPVRRPTSPSPPPASQRQGRPRPRLPSIRTPPVFVIVVSVRPRRRLLRSVVPPRRLVVSLRRLRCRIRSGVFHAVLVSVQLLLAVPRRLLAGPGHRRRRPPVVPGHCGVRPFVKPFSSVVRVRQVCRCSPVVVFVLASASSSLVPAASRLRPRIAAEVVPLPFVSVVPGRLRRARSSLLFPRLVAWWLVALLVCFA from the exons ATGATGTTCGAGGACACTGATGTCGAAGTGCCAATGCCAAATGTAGACCTTCGTACTTCAACAAATGGTGCAAAAGGAAGTACTAAAAAATCAAGCAACTATACTTGTAAGGAGGACATTCAATTGTGCATTTCATGGCAGAGCATTAGCTCAGATCCTATTATTGGCAATGAGCAACCAGGGAAGGCATATTTGAAGAGGATCACAGAGCACTGCCATGCTAACCGTGATTATGAGTCTGTCGGtaatatgggcccgggggtacgcAAGATAGAGGGAAAGGATCTTCCC ccccttcccgagcctccccgtggtcgtatcacctctccccgccttctccttctctctctccggcgccagccggcctccagccgcctctccctcctcgcccgagcgccgtccggtcgcgccgtcgccgccctcggcctcgcagccgccttctctcccccggtcagccctccgtttcgcggggaaatcaccggagacgtgtcctcgccggcaaaacagtggcgttgccgccactgtactgcctccagccgcccctgccgcgccgctcaGGTGCGGGCCGGctgcgccgtctcctccctcggcgtcgccgcgtcgacctccaccccggcctgccctcggtttcaccggaacgccgtcgcccgcgtcggTCTCGCCCTCCGCCTCACCGGAGTTCCTCCGGCAGCCCCGTCCGCCGTGccagtgcgccggccgacgtcgccgtctccacctccggcatcgcagcggcaaggtcgccctcggcctcgcctcccctccatccGAACCCCGCCAGTGTTCGTTATCGTCGTCTCCGTTCGTCCTCGTCGACGACTCCTCCGGTCGgtcgttcctcctcgccggctcgtcgtctcgctgcgccgcctccgttgtcggattcgcagcggcgtgttccacgccgtcctcgtctccgtgcagctgctgctagctgtccctcgtcgcctcctcgccggccccggtcatcgtcgtcgtcgtcctcccgtcgttcccggtcATTGTGGCGTTCGTCCTttcgtcaagccgttctcgtccgtcgtccgcgtccgtcaagtgtgccgctgcagccccgtcgttgtcttcgtcctcgcctccgcgtcgtcaagccttgtgccggccgcgtctcgccttcgtccaaggatcgccgccgaagtcgtccccttgcctttcgtctccgtcgttcccggccgtctccgccgcgcccgttcgtcgttgttgttccctcgcctcgtcgcgtggtg gcttgtagctttgcttgtgtgcttcgcgtag
- the LOC4342480 gene encoding proline--tRNA ligase, chloroplastic/mitochondrial has translation MASLLRLPSLLKPSAAAARPSALLRRRCRAGTAASVSASRSQAAAATTGAAAPAPPETRGGGDREGQVTPRSVDFNAWYTDVIAAAELADYGPVRGTMVIRPYGYAIWEAIQDYLNVKFKETGHSNMYFPQFIPYSFIEKEASHVEGFSPELALVTIGGGKELEEKLVVRPTSETIVNHMFTKWIQSYRDLPLMINQWANVTRWEMRTKPFIRTLEFLWQEGHTAHATLEEAEKEAMQMIDVYTKFAYEQAAIPVIPGRKSRVETFAGANRTYTIEAMMGDRKALQAGTSHNLGQNFSRAFGTQFMDENSQIEHVWQTSWAISTRFVGGIIMTHGDDAGLMLPPNIAPIQVVIVPIWKKGDEKSAVMEAVSSVQNTLKEAGIRVKVDDSELRTPGWKFNFYEMKGVPIRLEIGPRDVTNKSVVISRRDIPGKQGKEFGVSMDPSILVDHIKGRLVEIQASLLQKAIAFRDSNIVDVSSYGELKEAIAEGKWARGPWSASDADELKVKEETSATIRCFPFEQPEGAKKCFMTGNPAEEVAIFAKSY, from the exons ATGGCGTCGCTGCTGCGCCTCCCCTCGCTGCTcaagccgtcggcggcggcggctaggccgtcggcgctgctccgccgccggtgccgcgccgggacggcggcgagcgtgtCCGCCTCGCGGAGCCaagccgcggcggcgaccacgggggcggcggcgcccgcgccgcctgAGACCCGCGGCGGGGGGGACAGGGAGGGGCAGGTGACGCCGCGGTCGGTGGACTTCAACGCGTGGTACACCGATgtgatcgccgccgccgagctcgcggACTACGGGCCCGTGCGGGGCACCATGGTCATCCGCCCCTACGGCTACGCCATCTGGGAGGCCATCCAG GATTATTTGAATGTGAAGTTCAAGGAAACAGGGCACAGCAACATGTACTTCCCTCAG TTCATACCATACTCATTTATAGAGAAGGAGGCCAGCCATGTTGAAGGTTTTAGTCCAGAGCTTGCATTAGTTACCATTGGAGGAGGAAAGGAACTAGAGGAAAAGCTTGTG GTAAGACCAACTAGTGAGACCATCGTAAACCACATGTTCACCAAATGGATACAGAGCTACCGCGATCTTCCTCTCATGATTAACCAG TGGGCTAATGTCACAAGATGGGAAATGAGGACTAAGCCATTCATCAGAACTCTTGAATTTCTATGGCAAGAAGGTCATACAGCTCATGCCACCCTTGAAGAGGCAGAAAAGGAG GCAATGCAAATGATTGATGTATATACAAAATTTGCATACGAGCAAGCTGCAATCCCTGTTATTCCGGGTCGAAAATCAAGAGTGGAAACGTTTGCTGGTGCTAATCGGACCTACACTATAGAAGCTATGATGGGTGACAGGAAGGCTTTACAGGCTGGAACCAGCCACAACCTTGGACAGAACTTCTCCCGTGCCTTTGGAACACAG TTTATGGATGAAAATAGCCAAATCGAACATGTTTGGCAGACTTCTTGGGCTATTAGCACTCGGTTTGTTGGTGGGATCATCATGACCCATGGTGATGATGCTGGCTTAATGCTTCCGCCAAATATTGCACCCATCCAG GTGGTAATAGTGCCTATATGGAAAAAGGGAGATGAAAAGAGTGCTGTTATGGAAGCTGTGTCTTCAGTTCAAAACACACTCAAAGAAGCAGGAATTAGAGTCAAAGTGGATGACTCGGAGTTGCGGACACCAGGATGGAAGTTCAATTTTTACGAGATGAAG GGAGTTCCTATAAGACTAGAAATTGGTCCCCGTGATGTCACAAACAAAAGTGTTGTTATTTCTAGGCGAGATATCCCTGGAAAACAAGGAAAGGAGTTTGGAGTGTCTATGGATCCATCAATACTGGTGGACCATATAAAAGGTCGTCTAGTGGAAATCCAAGCATCCCTTCTACAGAAGGCCATTGCATTCCGTGATAG TAACATAGTTGATGTAAGCTCATATGGAGAACTGAAGGAGGCCATTGCCGAGGGTAAATGGGCGAGAGGGCCATGGTCAGCTAG CGATGCTGATGAGCTGAAGGTGAAAGAAGAGACCAGCGCCACCATCAGATGCTTCCCGTTCGAGCAGCCAGAGGGCGCTAAGAAATGCTTCATGACTGGCAATCCAGCCGAGGAAGTTGCAATTTTTGCGAAGTCGTATTAG